The following nucleotide sequence is from Aedes aegypti strain LVP_AGWG chromosome 3, AaegL5.0 Primary Assembly, whole genome shotgun sequence.
ATGAACCCCGACTTCCCGAAAATGTTTTTAAGTTCAACTATTTAAGAGATaagttttaaattgttttcgtTTGTTTTCTGCTGTTTACTATGTATAAGCTTAAATTCTTTGTTATTTTTCGAAAAGATATGGGGTTTTTACGCTTTCTTGTTTCCGGCATAATGTGGCTGACTCAAGGAAGCTTTTCCCCATCCAACCTTTTTCATTAAGACTAAAAAGGTcagatgaaataaataaataaataaataaataaataaattgggGAAGCACAAATATACATGGATTGCTCCAAAACTAGATATACATGTTTTATTTCCACTATTGCTCTCTACATTGCCTAGGCCTAGACTACACTCTTTCCCACTGATTCCCTCTAGCTATTCTATCTGTGTGTGCGGATCAAACTTCTCCCTCGATGCGCGATCCTTACGCTCCGAACTCCGACATTCGCTCCGGGGAGCTCAAACCATCACCTCTCACTCTCGGGTGAGTTCTATGCTAGAGCCGTCGTGATATTGGCTATGACGGACTAGCAAAATAATGTTGTTGTGCCTCTATTGGGTCACATGGCCATGGACGACACTAACAAACATGCATGCAATTTTCGTACTCACTCGTTACCTAGGGTTTTGATGTGGGTGGGGAGACGCTTACGGTGACTGGGGCAGTTTAGCGCACTACCTCCAGCCTGGTACTCTCGCCGGGATGGCAATCGAACGGGCGATGCGGTTGGTGGTGTCTCCCTCACCGGTGCGCGGGCTTACGCGTAAGCGCGGTACAAACGCTCGATCCTGCAGTGGCGCGCAGACAAACGTTGAGGCGCCGTCGGCAATTTGCTCCGGTGGCGTGCTGGTTTGTTCGCTACTTTGATGCTCGCTGCAGGGGGGGGTTGGTCTCCTCTCGACTCTTGCTGTTGCGAATGGGTAGGCTTGCCTGCCAAAGGCGCGAATTTGGCGATCGCGTCCTTCTCCGGCCACGTGTACCCCGGGAAGCTTTGAAGCCGTTGCGTGGGGTCAAAAACGGTCGCAAAAACTGATCGCAGTGTGACGGCTTCGCCTATGCTGCCACGACCTATTCCGGATAGAATTTTCATGCGCACACGTGGGgaaggaattaaaatattgtttcacCTTTCACAATGAACGTCTATTACCTTCTTGAAACAATATCAACGCACACACTTCACGATCTGGTAAGTAATGATCGCCCTGCACTACTTTACTACAACTATGCTTACTAGAGGGATATGGAAGAACATAAATTAGCTAAATATCTTAAGTTTCCTATGTCACTTTCACCTTTACAATCACACTGCGGCACGGTAACAAAAATTAGACCGTTCTTGCCTCTTCCACGAAACGGAACAAAGTGAACGATTCGAGGCTGAAGTAATCCTCAGATGCCGCAGTTTTTCAACATTGTCCCCAACTTCGCGAAATTCAACGAAGTTAAATTTTGCGAAACCGAGCATCAAAGGAATTTATCTGCAATATTTCCCGAAGTCGTGCATCTCATTCCAACTGACTATTCAAACCATCTAGTCAGCTTGCTCGCTAAGCTTCGTGACAAGCGTGGAATGCCGAACAAGGAAAAGGTCAACGCATCCTGAATAGCATAGGCATATGGGTCAGTGCCCGCGACCCAAGCGGATTTTGGGTGGCGTCATGACGCTCAACAGGCTTGCAAAACCATGCGCTTTCCTGGTAGCTGACCATAGGGAACTCAAGACACTCGTTTTAGGCGTGAGTAACTATGTCGTATATTCTCTATGAGAGCAATTGGCGGTGATTGCATTGgagattaaatttataaaaacgaATGGACAtgcaaagtttaataaattaacaaataacaaaataacatgtAATATTTACAGTCTTAAATTTAAcaaagaatttttaataaataataaagcgTACTTGCTACAAAATAGCAAATTGCTCTAGAGTTGCATCTGCCTGgaatgttttgaaacaaaaattatcaactatCGGTACTCTCAGAACATTTACTGTCGATGAATTGATgtatcctgctatgaaaatacaATCTAGAACAAAAACGCAGTTATTGAAACACTTTATAAACTACGTCATATTTATTATTAATTGTAATATCAATATCGACTAAAATGCATTAAAATTTCATCTAGATAGCGAAGTGTAggcattttaattttaaaaataattataaaatcaTAACTCTTGTAAACTGTATTATATAAAACTAAACAGAACTGAATaaagattttacaaaaaaaaaaaaaaaaaaaaactggccgTGATAAGGGTACACATAAGAAAGCAGCCATTTGAGTTCATCAAGACTTTAAAAAGTCTCTATGGAGTCTAGAGTCTCCAATGTCACTTTTTCACTGATTCTGCCTGCAGTAAATCCTAGTGCAAAATTCTAAACGCCACACAGAAACTTTCAAACTATAACGTGGCTCCACATATTTTTCCACTTATCTTCCACCGATTTCTCCACTTGTTACTGTAGGTTTCATGAgatcttccaaatatttctagttttttttagaaatttttaaaagtttgcTCTATTAACTTGTTTAATACTGCGTTAGAGGGTGTTATGCGGAAAGCAGGATGCAAAGACGTATTGGTGGCGAATGAttcaaagacgaagtacatgctAGCAGCCAGAACCGAGCGTTTTTCTTCATAATGAATTACAAGCCGCATGGAGTGTTCGAAGCAGTAAATAAACATGAATCGCATACCTACTTATACTTAAAGTTTATTTCATGTATCTGTGTAAATTAAGCGAATACAATACAGATTGTGGTTACTAATAAATCTAAAACgagaaattaaatttaaaaatgtgtttttggtatGTGTTTCCACACATTTTGTTGcatttatatgtttttttttatattttgaacagTATGAATAGTTTCAGTATTTATATAGGTTTATGTTTACACTTCTCCCAATATGTATTTGCCTTAACTGCTTCAGctgtttaattttgaaaaccATACATAGCGATGTATAGAAGGAAACATTTTTGAAGACTCAATATGATAGAAAAAAGCTATTAACGAAACTTAATCTTGTTACACATATATTTCAAACACTGATTTGTAGATTATCTTGGAGTTCCCCTTTAAAGTGACCATATCAACTCTAGTAAATGGATCTATTTTGCCTGGGAAATAAAAGAATTATTTGAAGCCTTctgaaaaataaactgtttattAGACAGAATGTAAGatttgttgaattgtttttatACTTTCGAATTTTCCagataaaatatttaaagagAATAATTGATAACTCAATGAAATTGACAGGTGTCTATTTTTATCAGTTTCCTCATACACCAGGCAGAGATTGGGTTTATTTCAAATGCATCGTAACGCGGGAAAACGTTAACGGATGTTGGTGTCGCAGATAGTTAACTGAACTATATTTGAACTGAAAATATCTACCCAAAAGCGTGCGGCAAACAGTTTTCACAAAACGAACAGGAAATATCATATATAGAAAATACATTTATAGCAGTCCTTTTCTAACCATATCACTCTCGTCATTTACTTGTTTCCATACACATTCTCATCGGAATAAGCAATGTAGAGGAAGTAATCCTCCTCGTGGTGTTCCTGAAACGAGATGAAGCAGAAATTTGCGTTACATTACACTGTGACTATGTGAATAGCAATCTGCGAGGTTTAAAACTTACCGAGTAGAGCGAACCCATCGTAGCCGATGTTGGTGGAATTACATTGTTGACGAAGAAGAACAGGGCATCCTCTGGCCTCAGGTGTATTCTCTTACGGATTAGGAAATAGAACTGGCCGACGGTTAGGTCGGACGGGACTAGATACTTCTTCTTATCCAAATCACCAATGCGAGCCTTGGGAGCTTTCTCGACAATAACCTACGAAGAGAAATAGGATACTGTAAAGCACGCAAGCATATACATTTTTTCTTTATCCTAAATTTACCCTTTCCTCAAGATAATTGCTTATTGTTTCATCAACATAgaggaaggggtggtaaaataaacaccttaagaaaatcatcttgtttctgatagaaaaacgaggtaTGTGTATAGTtcaatcgcacaacatcaaaaatagggatgtaatctatagcagctacatgaattcagactaaaatagctcaattttcacatattttcatcgctatcgaaaagcgatgcaaatgttcattttacctgcactatgtgggtaaaatgaacagcggttggtggtaaaatgaacaccatgcaaaacacgtgagcaaaacaaatatttctgaaaattttcattgccccaccgaaaatacatccaataatgattgtaacccattcaaaaagaattcgaaaggtatcagatttgacatcattacgtcagttctaattttcaaacgttgttttctaaaatcttagttttcgttgatattttcacttcaattgacctccttatcaactcgaacactcagatttatgctctaaatcgtccgtgcgtgaaaaaaaaaatcatcgaaatttgttttttctcggtaaaaggcacggtgttcattttaccaccacttcccctattgtTTTCtataaaaagttttaaaatatatgctGTTCGAAAGAGTTATTTGATTGATTATCGATAGTTCCACTATGTAAACTACCAGTATTTTTTGTCAGATTTCGCACTAATAAATGACTCAGTGATATTTTTCTGTGATGTACGATGCAAAAATTAAACAAGcaattaaataataatattacccgtaacgcgggtagatcaccttttcgaggtgcgttacggggtacgatctaccaaattgtactcttggtgtatctgttcttgtgaatacttataagttacggtcctacctatttgtcctagatgatgaggaggtcgaagtggaaaaatggctcaatcagcatctgaggttggtttgaacgcatgagacaatttctttccaaatttaagagtttatctttcgatatctaggagggaaacgatttcGAATCAGTGAAGTAGCAGACCTcataacttctaaaataagctttttgtttcaaggaatctaaatgtgtcatgcgatgaaacctgttcacagtttcaaaaaacgacgttgaaccttataagtagaagcaataatttgatacgctagagtaccgatgcatggtcaaaatcagtatcattcaaccaccttagtggccgaacctgattaaggggcgcgcttttgagagtttaatggtgacaaactgttttctccaaaaggtataaataacggtatctttttctaaagtggctctatgcaaaatggtaaagaatgatatacttcattatttctcaatagtaatggagtagaacgacatgcactaaacaaagaacacgggtataccacaaaagatcaaagaaacctggtcgcagtggttcatcccgaacagaaacagaagaaaaaaaatgttcataaaacttaaagctatttaaaacaattattttactTTACTTACTACTTCTTTGCATCTATAGAgatgcatcagtacccatagtggagggccCCTTAAGAATTTAATAGAATGCCATTACCAAGAATAGTGTTCCTGTTATTGATACAGCgtttttttcaaggaaattttgaatgaatcgcgttttttcatacatttgaatgatagaaggatttgaattTTATTGACTGATACGGTAAAATCACAAAGGGTCGGTGTACCAATAAGCCGATCAGCTaagatatttgcataaaatcgaATAATAAAGTCAGCGGTAATATCGGTCATTAATTTCGGAATTTTTAATAgcagttttttttgttcaaaatcaagaaaatttacaggaaatatGTTGACTGTATTCTGTTCCCCTACCGAAAGATAGTGAACACATCTTCATCGaacaatttttagttttgaacagtttctatgatgacgatgattacgatgacggagcgttgatcgttaaagtgcaataaaaaaaagttttagaattaattcgatatagacctaaaaataactaaattgaaacaccgacaattttcttatcacgtggggcaagtgaaaagtttctcattagagattgaatttgtgttatATCTTAAGGTACCTATAAGGATACAAGGTTCGTAATTATCATAAAacaacataacgtgctgataattcaagaaacactatactcaaagctgtaaaagctattatcatggccaaatcatggaacttttgtaaacaaaagttgtcaaatattacgatattaatatgtttacttcggacagtcgattaaaaggaagacgttgattgaaaagtttcaatataagagaacgcacggaaatctcgtggaatgtctatgtaaagctagttcaaaacataaaaaatggggtataggtctattgTTACGTTTTCGATTTTGATAATGTTAAGATACATTACTTTCAGTGTGCAAACCcaaaatcaataataaaattcaTGCTGCAAGGGaattgacggggttggtggtctgatggctaccgcttctgcttcatatgcagaaggtcatgggttcaatcccaggcccgtccctttcctcgtactttgtagttgtatatctctcacttgcttctatcttccattctaaatatatcacactcacggacaagaaaccgtttccctaacgcttcctacttccacgcgcacgcctttcttacgcctgatacataggcagtctgctaaccacaaaagcaaacctctctgccatgcctttcccccaatccatacactcccacatgaactgacgtggatgcagtgtatggattggggaaatgcatcatcaattcctcccccttcccctcgtcagcattctgacgtggcaggtgccattgttgcctaaaaaatagaagatcaccagcacttatacactgtgGATGCCTGTTAGtgccaagcagtcattcggttggttccttgtgtaagtgcagctgatctggcgatactggagtgcatccacgggcggccaatcaagctcaagctcaagctcaataaaaTTCATGCTTCAAGGGAATCTTGCTTGAACAAATTTGCTTGTCAAAATATATCTTGCAAATTCCAAGCCGACGCGACAGCCGGCAAAACGACTTCCGCCAAGAGAAACGAATGTGCCGAAAAACTGCAGCAGTTCGTCGATACCGGTGCACGCGAAAGTCGCTGAAACAAGACCACCGAGTACCTGAGTGAAGTGGAAAAATCAGTGTGGTGGAACAAAAATACAGTGTTCCACCAGTCAGCTAAAAGCGAAGTCGCTCAGGTTCACCCAAAGTGTGCCGCCAGAAGACGGGATTAAATTCATCGGCCGCGAGGTTAAAACCAATCCGCGAAAAGGCAAAGATTGATCATACGAGGGAAAGGATTCTGAAGGGGGCGAGCTTCCGCAAGAGCCATCAGCAATGTGACGATCCGAGCAGTTACCGGAGCGCGACACGTGCGGAAGACTGAACGGACTCGGAATAGACAGCCATTTCATCACATTCCAGGACGACTGCTTGAGTGTCGACCGTAGTGAACGCCTTTCGATTGATCGAGTGGTACTACGGTACTACGATAGGATCGCAGGCAACACCCCGAACGACATCGTCAAGACCCACCACTGCGACGAGCGAACTGCCTAGACCAAATCCGTTTCGCCGGTTAGAGAGCGGTCGCGGGGCAGCGGTAGCATCGCGGGCAGCCGAATCTTCGACGATTAGCGCAAATCGACTAGGGGTCGACCAGTGCAGTCCAGCATGATAGAAGAAACAATCGTGAGTACTCACAGAAAAAGATAATACCCATGAGGGAGAAATACCTAGCTAGCTTGCTAGTTAGGGTGCAGAGTAGGAGAAAGGAagacccaagtaacattggtagctgaataacagtatATTCAGCTGAAAATAGGCTGTATAAACAACATTTTAGCTGAAgaagctgttattcagctagCAATGTTAATTGGGGAAGATGTTATAGAGCATGAATAAAATGTTTGCAcacttattttgcattttgtggCGTTTTATGTTGTTAGCCGGTCCTACCTCGGCAGATCGTTTCACAACACTATCTACAAACAAAcgtttctaaatactttattgaaggattcagTTTGATTTCTTCCGAAGTGTTGTCCGAAgtcatatccgattttcttaaaaaacaaataacgagcggagaaaattctacagagcagaaatgcaattgctgtcccatgatgtgagaactaacattggaaaagTTGCAGTTATAacgttgtcgaatcatttcaataaacataactgaacagaagaaaattcaagtgacaagaataaaattacctttgtttacatgttacttatgctTTTTTTCATTCCCCTTAACCCTCTactacccaaccccgcctttagacgagCTTCAGCAAAATTAATGCAACAACGTCAAAACGCCAAATTTATTTACCACCCACACATGAACATTTTCGCAACACGTTGACCTATGCTACACACACCTTGTTTTTATGTTGACTGTCACGCGTCACAAGAATTCTATGTTGAAAGTTGGAAATTggtgaaaaaaaagaaaaaaaaactattttgatgTTCAGTGTGTAGTTAAAGTGAcaaactttcataatttttgGTGGTTTTAATCTGCGAAAAAATTATCGGTAAGTAATAAAACAGTGATATTTTACGGTgaatacatttttttgttaaaaaattaatcaaaacacCCCAAATTCTAATCAAAATTACAGCCCGTCTAAAGGCGGTATTGAGGAGTTGAGCGCAAAAATATTGCCTCACCTTAGCAAAATACTAGTAACCCAATTTTTATAGTGGAGGcgatttttgacgtagaagtacgtctctcttctctatacaggagtgaaattggaatttcaaaaccaagagcgttacgttggcatgaaatattttaaacgtttataacttttcgctggcttaacgaaatttcttgattagcatctcaatcgaaagataagacatcaaagcttcatgtcgtttacttactgaatcccacatacctgtccaaatagtttaataactgttttaaaagagaacgttgatttcaagcaaatctataaataggggtggctagagtaaatttgacgtcatttgcttttcactctccgattggctcgcatctcagcaggcgacagattgGCTTGTTCTGActgggcgtgcttctcaggcacagacatcgatagcgaaggacgcccccgtttgtcttgcttcgctcaaatcaaactgtcgagcgagcgagagaagatgccgtccgaagctaaagccatcaccgctgccgccgcctagaagaagaagaggaagcaatctacaggagaaattgcggtcgaactgtgaacacggtcgggcgagtcattctcgctttgtggttcaccgcttgtttgcgttcacccagccatcgtcatcgccgccgcaaatttcatcggccgaggagctgttgacccgcgcttcaatatttcgactcgtgatgaaatcatcattggtggtcaagaagcaatcccattaggagcaaataccagaagccccctgagttttgctggtccgagcagtgttatgtatccgtaacaacatcgaagctaaaaagccatcggttcttttcagagccatcaaatttgtggaaaagagttaaaagagaaatatttccgacggcctcatacaaaatttcatttgtcgtgaataatttatgactcaaccatttgagattgtactcgcggacgctgctgcagtgccgtcggggtgagtgctcaacatttcacaacgattgcaaaatagagtggcttttccaacagcgccttttatgttccatattttatgggaacactttgattaggaaaattatcccatgtgacaaaattgcgacatatttagaatgcttttgaaaagacattctcattgaacaactataataattttggcacccatggatcagaaatttaccgtcataataaagaaaactattaattatcaatagctcgtattgaatatttagggaatgccaatcattccaacaattcatgttcgaccaatttctcacgtattagttttctccgcaattttcaagtaattccaagcaaaacacattattggcacatacccatttcccagattggtcgatcagaaagcgaaaagcacaaaagggaggagcatcatctgctattacaagtttataaaacatgctgccttcgttggattcagtttcattccatttccgctttcgagctggtaagagctcctatgaacctgagacgagactcgcgaagacggtcttctttttctgtgattgctgagtttttttctaattcccctttttgtttataccaattatgcgcaagccgttcaaaccctcacatgaacctctcagcaaaaaaatgattgagtttgcatcacatcgaatcataaatagccgtttgagtgaaatttcatgccagcaaacgtagcagacattagaaataattaatcttctgcttagatgtatcagcaactttggtaaaaactgctccgctgactgaggtttttaataacaatttactttgaacacaatactttgcactttttcagccataaaaacaatgggctgcatttgacgtttcgtgagaggggaatctgggctgcatatgacgttgatatttttcctcttcgcaaGTCTCTCTCAGCTatgaacttgcttagcgagaagtacctcgctgctagaagcctgctgagctgttaatccagaatctggtttgtgaaatcgctcaagatttcaagattgagctacgtttccagatttcaactaaatccctgtgatccgctaccctgttgctgttgtgtacccatgaaatattaagcttgtttgtcgaatgaacagagaacttattcacatcttcttcttcttggcattaacgtcctcactgggacagagcctgcttctcagcttagtgttcttatgaaacttccacagttattaactaagagctttctttgccaaagtttccatttttgcattcgtatatcgtgttgcaggtacgattatactctatgcccagggaagtcaagaaaatttccattacgaaaagatcctggaccgaccgggaatcgaacccagacaccctcagcatggctttgtagccgcggactctaaccactcggctaaggaaggccccaacttattcgtatgcatttgcaactttttcgatcttccatacaaaatgaccaactttggtaagttagatctcagttatttatgcaattattttcgaatgaaactttcacagaacatcagatgtaacttgaattttaacatatatatttgaataatttttccaatcacaagtttataagtaataacggtttgactaaactgtaattttcgacgaaaaattcaaaactttttatctaaaaatctgatagccttacacaaaaactgtcttcagcaaacttattcatctcgtcaaaatctacaactttttgaagataccatgaagctattccttcaatatgttaagttgtgtcaatcataaaaaatcgtcaaaaaaatcactttagtcaaaccgttactgcttttcaacgtgtgattggaaaaatcaatcaaaaacataggttaaaatttaagttatgtctgatattatgttaaaatttcattcaaatcagtccataaataactgaggtatagtttatcaaagttggtcattttgcatgaaaaatcaaaagagctgcagtttttttctcagcgaagaattacaccatcaacgaaaatagcgcgaaagcaataaccaatcgcgtgcgagtagcgaacggagtgacgaaacaaccaagcgagagccccaccactcgccatcggtgaacggagctcgagcaaataaaaccactggttgttctgctcccagctcattcacaaatcgaacggcataacgaacggatcaagcagcggaacaacaaagaagagcgcgtgaaagccacagcagtgtgcgagtagcgaacggaaccagagagcgaaagcaacaactgaaaatcattcattggacggattagtagtcagcgccaaccggcgacctgttggaaagtaacgccagcaaaatatacaccatctgcctctccttactattcatattcttgtacttgatgaattcaatgaaatggtttggtttggcgatggagcaaagagttatttaggatgattttacttaacaaagagttgttgataaatattccaatcaataagagttgttttgaaaaagttcacttttagcagaattttcctcggaaaatttctgctttaccaaagagttgttaatgaaattcctgcagcaaagggtcgagtttctccccacgaatatttccagccaggaccagtcatggaggacaatccatcccgagcatcgcggcccccgcttccaaaattctcgagtacggaaattggaaaattaatacataatgctcatcttgtacatcccttgccaagacatcaatttcatatagcctatttctcagattaacgcaatagactaatatgtagaaaaatttcagatcaatagttgcttattacaattggtcaggaaacagtttattgaacagtatttaaaat
It contains:
- the LOC5568843 gene encoding gamma-aminobutyric acid receptor-associated protein, translated to MKFQYKEEHPFEKRKAEGDKIRRKYPERVPVIVEKAPKARIGDLDKKKYLVPSDLTVGQFYFLIRKRIHLRPEDALFFFVNNVIPPTSATMGSLYSEHHEEDYFLYIAYSDENVYGNK